GAGTCGGCCTTGGCCGACGTCGGCTGGGAGCCTGACGAAGTGCTGGTCGTCGGATCGAGCACGCTCGGCCCGATCGCCCGCGTGTTCCTCGGCTCGCACGCGGCCAAGATCGTGCGCCACTCGCCCGTTCCGGTGATCGTCGTCCCGCACGGCGTCACCGGACGCGAACGCGACTGACCTCCCCCTGATTCGACTCCGACCCAAGGACACCGCCATGCCCCATCCCCTCGTCGACCTCTTCCCGGCCGGCGCGACCGTCGACCCCGATGGGGTCCTCGTGATCGCGGGCTGCCGGGTGGACGACCTCGCACGCGAGTTCGGCACCCCCGCGATCGTCGTCGACGAGGCCGCCCTGCGGGCCAGGGCGCGCGAGTACCACACCGCCCTCACCTCGCGCCGGCCGAACGCGCGGGTGGTCTTCGCGTCGAAGGCGTTCCCCGCGACCGCCGTGCAGCGGGTCATGGTGGAGGAGGGGATCGGCCTGGACGTCGCGGGCGGCGGCGAGATCCTCAGCGCGCTGCGCGCGGGGGTGGACCCTGCACTGCTGGTCATGCACGGCAACGCCAAGACGACGGAGGAACTGCGGATCGCGGTGGAGGCCGGGGTCGGGCTCGTCGTCGTGGACAACGAGGACGACGTCGACCGGCTGGAGCAGCTCGTCCCGCCAGGGAGCGTCCAGCGCGTCCTCGTCCGGGTCATCCCGGAGGTCGTCTCGTCCACGCACCCGCACGTGCAGACCGGGCAGCTGGGCTCCAAGTTCGGACTCACCGTCGGCGCGGCGCGCCTCCTCATCGCCCGGATCGAGGCGAGCCCGCTGCTCGAAATGCGGGGCGTGCACGCCCACGTCGGCTCGCAGATCATGGACCCGGCGGAGCTCGCCGCCGCCGTCGCGCCGCTCGCGGCCCTCGGCGACTTCCCGGTCTACGACCTCGGCGGCGGCCTCGGCGCCCGCTACACGATCGAGGACCGGCCCGCGTCCGTCGACGAGTACGTCGACGCGCTGCTCGTTGCCGCCGACGAGCACCTCCCGGCCGACGCCGAGTTGATCATCGAGCCCGGGCGCAGCATGGTGAACGCGTCGGCCTTCACCCTCTACACGGTGACGACCGTGAAGCGGGACGCCCGCACGTTCGTCGCCGTCGACGGCGGCATGGGCGACAACCTGGAGGTCGCCCTGTTCCAGCAGCGCTACGAGGCCGTCCTCGCCGGCCGGCTGCACGAGGAGGACGCCGAGGAGGTCGTGGTGGTCGGCCGGCACTGCGAGTCCGGGGACGTGCTGATCGACCCGCTGCGGCTGCCCACCGCCCGGGTCGGCGACCTCCTCGCCGTGCCCGCGACCGGCGCGTACACGCACACGATGGCGAACAACTACAACGGGTACCGCCGCCCGCCGGTGGTCTTCGTGCGCGACGGCGAGGCGCGGGCCGTCATCCGCCGGGAGACGTGGGAGGACCTCTTCGACCGCGACGTGTGAGGACGTTTGATCGATCCGGCTCATCACTGGCAGAGACAACAGTTGTTGGACTTCCGAATGCCGCCTTCGTAGCGTGGAGTCACGTCCGTCTGGGCGTGCCCCCACCGCTGTCCAGAAGGGACGACCCGTGCGAACATTCACGTTGCCCGGCACCGAGATCATCGCGCCCAATGTGGTGCTCGGCCTGATGCGCATCCAGGACAAGTCCGACGAGGAGGTGCGCACGCTCGTGCGGACCGCCCGGGACGCCGGCATCACCTTCCTCGACCACGCCGACGTGTACGGCACCCCGCTGCACGGCTGCGAGCGCCGGTTCGCTGAGGCGATGAAGCTGAGCCCCTCCGAGCGCGAGGAGTTCGTCATCCAGTCCAAGGCCGGCATCGTGCCGGACGGCCCCTACTTCGACTTCTCGGCCGAGCACATCCTGGAGTCGGTGAACGGCAGCCTGGAGGCGCTGGGCACCGACTACCTCGACATCCTGCTGCTGCACCGTCCCGACGCCCTGGTCGAGCCGGAGGAGGTCGCGCGCGCCTTCGACGAGCTGTCGTCCTCAGGCAAGGTCCGGGCGTTCGGCGTCTCGAACCACACGCCCGGCCAGATCGACCTGCTGCGCCGGTATGTGAACCAGCCGCTCGTCGCCAACCAGCTTCAGCTCTCGATCACGCACGCGCCGATCATCGCCCAGGGCGTTGCCTCCAACATGCAGGCCCTCGACCAGTCGATCAGCCGGGACTACGGCATCCTCGACTACTGCCGGCTCAACGACATCACGGTGCAGGCCTGGTCGCCGTTCCAGGCGGGCTTCTTCGACGGCCCGTTCCTGGGCTCCGACCGCTACCCCGAGCTCAACGCGGTCGTGGACCGGCTGGCCGGGGAGTACGGCGTCCCGGCCGAGGCGATCGCGGTCGCGTGGATCACCCGCCACCCGGCGCGGATGCAGGTCGTGCTCGGCACGACGACGCCGTCGCGCGTGGCCGCCGCCGCGCTCGGCTCCGAGCTCCCGCTGACCCGGCCGGAGTGGTACGAGCTGTACCGGGCGGCGGGGTATCTGGTTCCCTAACGGAGCGCCCCTAGCCGAGCGCGCGGGGCGGAGCTCGATGACGCCCGGGTCATCGCCCCGCCAGGGAGCCCCGATCCGTCAGGCCCGGACCGGCGGCCTGGTCTTCCGACCCGACCAGGGGAGCCTAGAGTGAGGGGCGTATGCCTGACTTCCCTCCCGCCTCCCTGTCCGTCGAGCCCGAACCCGTCGTCGTCACGCATGACTCCGGTTCGGGCGCCCCACGGTTCGCCCGCGACGGCATCGTGCAGCGGAAGGGGATGTTCACGCTGGTCTCCGGCCCCTTCACGCCGCGCGAGTCGATGATCGAGGACCTCCTCGCGGTCGCCGACGCGCTGGACGCGGCCGGGCTGGAGTACCTGCTGGTCCGCGGCGACGACAACCGGCCGATCATCGCGATCGACCGCCGACGCCGCAAAGAGACGGCCGTCGCGCTCGCGGCCGCCTTCGCCGACGAGCCGTTCTACGTCCACAGCGTCGACCACGAGGACGACGACCTGCTCGTCGCGGACGGCAGACTCTCCCGCCGCAAGGCGGACGTCCTGCGCCTGTACCGTCCCCGGGTGGAGCCGATCGGGCGGCTGCGCTACGGCGCCGACACCGCGTTCCAGCTGGAGTTCTGGCGGTTCGGCGACGACGAGATCACGGCTCCGCGCCCGAACGCGATCATGCGCCCGCGACTGCCGCGCAGCGAGGCCGTGGAAGCGGAGGTCGAGGTGTACGGCCGCCGCTGGCGCACCCTCCAGCAGATGTTCGACCCGCTGGCGAGCGACGTCGCGTTCGACATCGACATCGTGTTCTCGTGGGTGGACGGCTCCGACGCCGAGTTCCAGCGTCAGCGCGCCGCGCGGATGGCGGCGTACGTCGTCGGCGAGGGCGACGACAACGAGGCGCGGTACCGGCAGATCGACGAGCTCAAGTACGCGCTGCGCAGCGTCCACATGTTCGCGCCCTGGATCCGGAACATCTACATCGCGACCGACTCGCTGGTGCCGGCGTGGCTCGACCCCGAGCACCCGAGCATCCACATCATGCGGAGCGAGGACTTCTTCCCCGACACTTCCGGGCTGCCGACCCACAACTCGCACGCCGTCGAGAGCCAGCTGCACCACATCCCCGGGCTGGCCGAGCACTTCCTGTACTCCAACGACGACATGTTCATCGGCCGCCCGCTCTCGCCCGACATCTTCTTCTCGCCCGGCGGGGTGACCAAGTTCGTGGAGGCCGGCACCCGCATCGGCCTCGGCGAGACCGACCCGGCCCGCAGCGGCTTCGAGAACGCGGCCCGCGTCAACCGGCGGCTGCTGTGGGAGCGGTTCGGCCGCGTGACCACCCGCCACCTGGAGCACTGCGCCGCCCCGCTGCGGATCAGCGTGCTGCAGGAGATGGAGCGGGAGTTCGCGGAGGACTTCCGCCGCACCGCGGCCAGCCCGTTCCGTTCGGCGACGGACATCTCGGTCACCAACTCGCTCTACCACTACTACGGACTGATGACCGGTCGCGCGGTCACCCAGACCCAGGCCAAGGTGCTCTACGTCGAGACCACGCTGCGTCAGGCGCCGGACATGATGCGCCGGCTCCTGAAGAAGCGCGACCAGGACATGTTCTGCCTCAACGACGGCTCACACCCGGAGATCGAGCCGGCCGAGCGCCTGCGGATCGTGACGGACTTCCTGGAGCGGTACTTCCCGTTCCGCGCGCCGTGGGAGCGACCGGCCGAGTAGCGCACGGCGACGATCCCCGCCCCGGTCAGTGCAGGATCGGGATCGGCGTGGTCGGCGGTTGCTCGCCCACCGGCCGGCGCACCGGCCCGGGGATCCGGATGCCGTCGGCGGCCAGGCGGCGCGCCGACTCCTCCGGGTCGATGTAGTCGAGCGCCGGGTACTGGCCGAGCGGGACGACCGAGTGCAGCACGGTGTCCGGGTAGACGTGCACCAGGTTGAAGGCGCGCGCGCCGTCGCGTCCGCGCGTGCCGCCGACCGGGACGTTGAGGTCCTGCGTGTAACAGCTCGCCGAGGCGACGGAGACCGGGATGCGGGCGAACATTGCGGTCGACGAGTAGTGGAGGTGCCCGGCGATGATGGAGCGCACGTCGCTGCCCTCCAGCACCTCGCGGAGCTGCCACTGGTTGCGCAGCTCGACGGAGACGGCGAGGTCGAGCACGCTCGGTACGGGCGGGTGGTGCATCGCGAGGATGGTGCCCTCCGGCGCGGTGGTCGCGAGCTCGGCGGCCAGCCAGTCGAGTTGCGACTCGCTCACGTCGCCGTAGTGGTGCCCCGGCACGGTGGAGTCGAGCGCGATGATCCGCAGGCCGCCGATCCAGTGCACCTCATCGACGGGCGCGGTGCCGCCCGGCTCGTCGCGCAGGGTGCGACGGAAGGCGGAGCGGTCGTCGTGGTTGCCCATCACCCAGATGACGTGCGCGCCCATCCGCGCGGCGACGGGCTCGACCAACGCGCGCAGCCGCGCGTAGGCATCGGGCTGGCCGCGGTCGGCCAGGTCACCGGTGAACACGATCGCCTCCGGACGGCCGCCCGACCCCTCGACCTCCTGCAGCAGAGCCCGGAGATGCTCCTCGCTGTCGACGCTCCCGTACAGTCGCTCACCACCGGCGAGCAGGTGCGTGTCGCTGATGTGGAGCAGGAAGTGGTCCGGCCGCGGATACTCCGCGATTCGCGTCTTCACGCCGCTATCGAACCACTCCCGACTGAACGGCCCGTGAACGTGCCGGGCGTGGCCCGGATGAGAATACGTGCAGGATGCCTGCGCCGCGCGCTCTACGGATTCGCCGGATGGTGGTCGACCTTGATCCAGATCGGTGGATGCGGGCGCCGGCGCTCACGGTAGAGCCGCATCGCGAAGGGCGCCCAGAGGATGATCCCGACCCCCACCCCGACGAGCATGCCGCCGACGGTGTCCAGGATCCAGTGCGCGCCGAGGTAGGTGCGGCTGAGCATCATCAGGAGCGTGTAGACCAGACCCACGATCAGAACCCACCGGCGCCAGAAGATGATCGTGAGCGTCGTCGCGATGAGAGCCGCGGTCGCGCTGTGGCCGGATGGGAACGAGCCGAAGTCGGGCTGGACGAGGATCGCCGTCGGCCGCGGGCGTCCGACGAGGTTCTTGATGACCGTCACGATCACGCCGCTCGTCACGGCGGCGATCACGTAGTACAGGGCGGCCCAGGGGCGGCGCCAGATCAGCAGGCCGGCGATGATGACGAGCGGGACGTAGACGATCGAGCTGATGCCGCCGCCCACCTGATCGAGGACGAGTGCGGGGACCGTCCAGATCGGCGCCCGCAGCCTGACCATCTCGTTCATCCACGCGAGCTCGAAGGGGAACGGCTTGTCGGCCTGCCGGTAGAAGATCACCGTCGCGAGCAGCCCGACGAAGAGGAGCGCCGCCACCCCGGAGACGACCCACCACAGCCGGGCGATCTTGACCTCGGCGGGGGCGTCGCTGGCGACGACCTCCTCGATCGCGTTCGCCGGGCCGCCGCTCGATCCGTGCTGATCGTCGCTCACGATGACTCCTGCCCGGAGGATCGTACCCGGACGGTCCGCCAGGTGTCCACGGCGATCACAC
This genomic stretch from Leifsonia sp. EB41 harbors:
- a CDS encoding stealth family protein — encoded protein: MPDFPPASLSVEPEPVVVTHDSGSGAPRFARDGIVQRKGMFTLVSGPFTPRESMIEDLLAVADALDAAGLEYLLVRGDDNRPIIAIDRRRRKETAVALAAAFADEPFYVHSVDHEDDDLLVADGRLSRRKADVLRLYRPRVEPIGRLRYGADTAFQLEFWRFGDDEITAPRPNAIMRPRLPRSEAVEAEVEVYGRRWRTLQQMFDPLASDVAFDIDIVFSWVDGSDAEFQRQRAARMAAYVVGEGDDNEARYRQIDELKYALRSVHMFAPWIRNIYIATDSLVPAWLDPEHPSIHIMRSEDFFPDTSGLPTHNSHAVESQLHHIPGLAEHFLYSNDDMFIGRPLSPDIFFSPGGVTKFVEAGTRIGLGETDPARSGFENAARVNRRLLWERFGRVTTRHLEHCAAPLRISVLQEMEREFAEDFRRTAASPFRSATDISVTNSLYHYYGLMTGRAVTQTQAKVLYVETTLRQAPDMMRRLLKKRDQDMFCLNDGSHPEIEPAERLRIVTDFLERYFPFRAPWERPAE
- the lysA gene encoding diaminopimelate decarboxylase — encoded protein: MPHPLVDLFPAGATVDPDGVLVIAGCRVDDLAREFGTPAIVVDEAALRARAREYHTALTSRRPNARVVFASKAFPATAVQRVMVEEGIGLDVAGGGEILSALRAGVDPALLVMHGNAKTTEELRIAVEAGVGLVVVDNEDDVDRLEQLVPPGSVQRVLVRVIPEVVSSTHPHVQTGQLGSKFGLTVGAARLLIARIEASPLLEMRGVHAHVGSQIMDPAELAAAVAPLAALGDFPVYDLGGGLGARYTIEDRPASVDEYVDALLVAADEHLPADAELIIEPGRSMVNASAFTLYTVTTVKRDARTFVAVDGGMGDNLEVALFQQRYEAVLAGRLHEEDAEEVVVVGRHCESGDVLIDPLRLPTARVGDLLAVPATGAYTHTMANNYNGYRRPPVVFVRDGEARAVIRRETWEDLFDRDV
- a CDS encoding phosphodiesterase; translation: MKTRIAEYPRPDHFLLHISDTHLLAGGERLYGSVDSEEHLRALLQEVEGSGGRPEAIVFTGDLADRGQPDAYARLRALVEPVAARMGAHVIWVMGNHDDRSAFRRTLRDEPGGTAPVDEVHWIGGLRIIALDSTVPGHHYGDVSESQLDWLAAELATTAPEGTILAMHHPPVPSVLDLAVSVELRNQWQLREVLEGSDVRSIIAGHLHYSSTAMFARIPVSVASASCYTQDLNVPVGGTRGRDGARAFNLVHVYPDTVLHSVVPLGQYPALDYIDPEESARRLAADGIRIPGPVRRPVGEQPPTTPIPILH
- a CDS encoding aldo/keto reductase family oxidoreductase; its protein translation is MRTFTLPGTEIIAPNVVLGLMRIQDKSDEEVRTLVRTARDAGITFLDHADVYGTPLHGCERRFAEAMKLSPSEREEFVIQSKAGIVPDGPYFDFSAEHILESVNGSLEALGTDYLDILLLHRPDALVEPEEVARAFDELSSSGKVRAFGVSNHTPGQIDLLRRYVNQPLVANQLQLSITHAPIIAQGVASNMQALDQSISRDYGILDYCRLNDITVQAWSPFQAGFFDGPFLGSDRYPELNAVVDRLAGEYGVPAEAIAVAWITRHPARMQVVLGTTTPSRVAAAALGSELPLTRPEWYELYRAAGYLVP
- a CDS encoding phosphatase PAP2 family protein, producing the protein MSDDQHGSSGGPANAIEEVVASDAPAEVKIARLWWVVSGVAALLFVGLLATVIFYRQADKPFPFELAWMNEMVRLRAPIWTVPALVLDQVGGGISSIVYVPLVIIAGLLIWRRPWAALYYVIAAVTSGVIVTVIKNLVGRPRPTAILVQPDFGSFPSGHSATAALIATTLTIIFWRRWVLIVGLVYTLLMMLSRTYLGAHWILDTVGGMLVGVGVGIILWAPFAMRLYRERRRPHPPIWIKVDHHPANP